In Sphaeramia orbicularis chromosome 15, fSphaOr1.1, whole genome shotgun sequence, a single genomic region encodes these proteins:
- the rrp12 gene encoding RRP12-like protein — translation MVKSGKLRSGTGSKLKRWKKGHSSDSNPQTSRFRQAAKSRFFSRPTGNSDLTVDALKLHNELQAGPLDVGSRKDACMEEEPEQALSERTSGTFLSGLSDCSNLTFRKVQRFWESNSAAHKEICAVLAAVTEVIRAQGGKETETEYFAALMTTLEAVDSAESQAAVAYLLSLVMKRVPTPVLISKFSDTTKALMDLMSKEATSETASALRWILSCLATLLRKQEVSVWTYPSTLQVYHGLLSFTVHSKPKVRKAAQQGVCAILRGSDFLFKDDAPPHHPAAMTTAKFCIKEMEQAGGSKEDTTTLHVLGLMKELMGVFPLGAVKSCCETLLRVMTLSHVLVTASAMQAFHRLFSGKPSTSTLSPELNAQIITALYDYLPSENDLQPLLAWLAVMEKAHVHLASLQSSLSLGHLPRLFSAAMSCLLSPHTQVVSAACNTLKTLLTECVAPHMDQMGLVTATASAGNPSYICKMFRIIEEGLSYRYHSSWPFVLQILGCFYKVAGKKAHPIMTKSLQSLADLRTTPHFPFSGELDLAVGGAVESMGPEVVLGAIPLNITGYDDDLEFPRSWLVPVIRDHVKNTHLGFFTSYFLPLASTLKQRAEELEQAGQKLEAKVYQTLQLQIWTMLPGFCTCPVDLMDSFKGIARTLGMAINERPDLRLIVCQALRTIINKSCSTAEEKAEIGRFSKNFLPILFNVYSQQPAAGESGTYRMAVLDTVKVYLTVTETQMICTFLQKATERLSSTDNNTEFTRLSMMDLVVALAPSVDEATMTQTFELIRPYLETKEPGMQKKAYRVLEEMCGGESNECMSFVIKNLEKLKAVLLETLKNASSPAKRPRLKCLIHIVKRLSEEHKDFIVTLLPEVIICTKEVSVGARKNAYNLLVEIGNAFIRFCGNTKDALEQYLVMVYAGLTGSVTMITCTVLALTRLVFEYKDSIEMTTLEQLLHNICLLMSSRTREIVKATLGFIKVILFIMDPKTLASHVTIMMEGIGNIKDDMRRHFRTKLKNIFTKFIRKFGFELVKSMLPAEHHKVLVNIRKAEARTKRRKQAEEHQDDSDSEEETPKAKSESIEDILAESDSDLSDDEGKPSNSQKKPVKQQKGRAWLKEGEHDDPLNFLDPKVSQRVLATNPKLKKSTKVEHGFKVTSDGRLIIKDEEENVKDKDEGEMKDILEEAGVKSKKSQKRKFQDGNFDEDMDIEPELKYKAGGGGIHRALGGSRDSGVDYKSKKGKGDVKKTGKPDPYAYIPLRKAQLNRRKRAKLQGQFKGMVRGAQKGALSGKKMQKKKRKA, via the exons ATGGTGAAATCGGGGAAACTTCGGTCTGGGACGGGGTCGAAACTGAAAAGATGGAAGAAGGGACACAGCAGCGACTCAAACCCGCAGACCAGTCGGTTTCGACAGGCTGCTAAAAGCCGTTTCTTCAGCCGTCCCACCG GTAATAGTGATCTGACAGTTGATGCACTCAAGCTGCACAATGAGCTGCAGGCGGGTCCACTGGATGTTGGAAGCCGTAAAGACGCCTGTATGGAAGAGGAGCCGGAGCAGGCTCTGTCAGAAAGGACATCGGGTACCTTCCTCAGTGGCCTGTCAGACTGCTCCAACCTGACCTTCAGGAAGGTGCAGCGATTCTGGGAGTCCAACTCAGCTGCTCACAAAGAG ATCTGTGCAGTCTTAGCCGCCGTTACTGAGGTGATTCGTGCTCAAGGAGGAAAGGAAACGGAAACCGAGTATTTTGCTGCTTTG ATGACTACCCTAGAAGCTGTGGATTCAGCAGAGTCACAGGCAGCTGTCGCATACCTCCTCAGCCTCGTCATGAAACG GGTTCCTACGCCAGTGCTCATCTCCAAGTTCTCAGACACCACCAAGGCATTGATGGATCTTATGTCTAAAGAGGCAACATCTGAGACCGCCTCAGCTCTTCGATGG ATCCTGTCATGCCTGGCCACGCTACTGAGGAAACAGGAGGTGTCTGTCTGGACTTATCCATCCACTCTCCAGGTTTATCATGGTCTGCTCAGCTTCACAGTGCACAGCAAGCCAAAG GTGCGTAAAGCAGCACAGCAAGGTGTGTGCGCCATCCTCAGAGGTAGTGACTTCCTGTTCAAAGATGACGCTCCACCCCATCACCCTGCTGCCATGACAACAGCGAAATTCTGCATCAAAGAAATGGAGCAGGCTGGAG GCAGCAAAGAGGACACCACCACACTTCATGTTCTGGGTCTTATGAAGGAGCTGATGGGGGTGTTTCCACTGGGAGCTGTCAAGTCCTGTTGTGAGACTTTGCTGCGAGTGATGACACTCAGCCATGTG CTGGTGACGGCCAGTGCCATGCAGGCCTTCCATCGGCTGTTCAGCGGGAAACCGAGCACTTCAACTCTGTCACCAGAACTCAATGCACAGATCATCACG GCTCTGTATGACTACTTGCCCAGTGAGAATGACCTGCAGCCTCTCCTGGCCTGGCTGGCCGTCATGGAGAAAGCACACGTCCACCTGGCGAG TTTGCAGAGTTCTCTAAGTTTGGGTCATCTCCCTCGCCTGTTCTCTGCTGCCATGTCCTGCCTGTTGTCACCTCACACACAGGTGGTCTCTGCAGCCTGCAACACACTAAAG ACTCTGCTGACTGAATGTGTGGCTCCTCACATGGATCAAATGGGGCTGGTCACTGCCACAGCCTCTGCAGGGAACCCCTCATATATCTGCAAAATGTTTCG AATCATAGAAGAAGGACTGTCCTATCGCTACCATTCCTCCTGGCCATTTGTGCTGCAGATATTGGGTTGTTTCTACAAAGTTGCAGGAAAAAAGGCACATCCCATTATGACCAAG TCCCTACAGTCTCTGGCAGACCTGCGAACAACTCCTCATTTCCCCTTCAGCGGTGAGTTGGACCTGGCAGTAGGTGGAGCTGTAGAGAGCATGGGGCCTGAGGTCGTTCTAGGCGCTATTCCCCTTAACATCACCGGCTACGA tGACGACTTGGAGTTTCCACGCAGCTGGCTGGTCCCTGTCATACGAGATCATGTCAAAAACACTCACCTTGGTTTCTTCACCTCGTATTTCCTTCCTTTGGCGTCTACACTCAAGCAGAGAG CTGAAGAGCTGGAGCAAGCAGGACAGAAACTGGAGGCCAAAGTTTACCAGACACTACAGCTACAG ATTTGGACCATGCTGCCTGGTTTCTGTACTTGTCCTGTGGATCTGATGGATTCCTTCAAAGGCATCGCCCGTACACTTGGCATGGCTATTAATGAACGACCAGACCTGAGACTGATAGTCTGCCAGGCGCTGCGCACCATTATCAACAAAAGCTGCTCCACAG CGGAGGAAAAAGCAGAAATTGGTCGCTTCTCTAAGAACTTCCTGCCCATCCTGTTCAACGTATACAGCCAGCAGCCTGCAGCAGGGGAGTCTGGAACCTACAGGATGGCTGTGCTCGATACAGTTAAGGTTTACTTAACTGTAACAGAAACACAG ATGATCTGCACGTTCCTGCAAAAGGCCACAGAGAGATTAAGCAGCACAGATAACAATACAGAGTTCACACG GCTGTCAATGATGGACCTTGTTGTTGCCTTGGCTCCGTCTGTAGATGAAGCCACTATGACTCAAACCTTTGAGCTGATCAGGCCGTATTTGGAG ACTAAAGAGCCAGGGATGCAGAAGAAGGCGTATCGTGTGCTGGAGGAGATGTGCGGAGGAGAGAGCAATGAGTGCATGTCATTTGTCATAAAAAATCTGGAAAAACTCAAGGCTGTCCTGCTTGAGACTCTGAAAAATGCCTCCTCACCAGCAAAGAGG CCAAGACTAAAGTGTCTAATCCACATCGTAAAAAGACTCAGTGAAGAACATAAGGACTTTATCGTTACGCTGCTGCCAGAG GTTATTATTTGTACCAAGGAGGTCTCTGTTGGAGCTCGTAAAAACGCCTATAATCTTTTGGTGGAAATAGGAAATGCATTTATCCGCTTCTGTGGGAACACAAAAG ATGCCCTGGAACAGTATCTGGTGATGGTTTATGCAGGACTCACAGGCTCCGTCACCATGATCACCTGCACAGTGTTGGCACTGACTCGACTCGTGTTTGAGTACAAAG ACTCGATAGAGATGACCACCCTGGAGCAGCTGCTGCACAATATCTGCCTGCTGATGTCCTCTCGTACCAGGGAGATCGTCAAAGCAACTCTGGGCTTCATCAAAGTCATTCTCTTCATCATGGATCCCAAGACTCTGGCCTCCCATGTTACCATCATG ATGGAGGGCATTGGGAACATCAAAGATGATATGAGGAGACACTTCAGAACCAAACTGAAGAACATCTTCACTAAGTTTATCAGGAAGTTTGG gtttgagCTGGTGAAGAGTATGCTGCCTGCAGAACACCACAAAGTGTTAGTGAATATCCGCAAGGCTGAAGCTCGCACTAAGAGACGGAAACAGGCCGAAGAGCACCAGGACGACTCTGACAGTGAAGAGGAGACGCCTAAAGCCAAGAGTGAAAG TATTGAAGACATCCTTGCAGAGTCCGACAGTGACCTCTCAGACGATGAGGGAAAACCTAGCAACTCGCAGAAAAAACCAGTCAAACAGCAGAAAGGTCGAGCCTGGCTCAAAGAAGGAGAGCACGATGACCCGCTCAACTTCCTGGATCCCAAAGTCTCCCAGAGAGTGTTAG CTACCAATCCAAAGCTGAAGAAGAGCACCAAGGTTGAGCACGGCTTCAAGGTGACGTCAGATGGACGACTTATAATTAAAGATGAAGAGGAGAATGTAAAGGACAAAG ATGAGGGGGAGATGAAAGACATCTTAGAAGAAGCTGGAGTTAAGAGT AAAAAGTCACAGAAGAGGAAGTTCCAAGATGGCAACTTTGATGAGGACATGGACATTGAGCCTGAGTTAAAATATAAAG CCGGAGGTGGAGGTATCCACAGAGCCCTGGGAGGCAGCAGAGACAGTGGAGTAGACTACAAGTCAAAG AAAGGAAAAGGTGACGTAAAGAAAACAGGAAAGCCTGACCCTTACGCGTACATCCCTCTAAGGAAAGCACAGCTCAATCGCAG GAAGCGTGCCAAACTGCAGGGCCAGTTCAAGGGTATGGTGAGAGGAGCCCAGAAGGGGGCGCTGTCTGGAAAGAAAAtgcagaagaaaaagaggaaagccTGA